The uncultured Desulfovibrio sp. genome segment GCTCGGTGGGAAAAACCGCCGCCGTCCGCTTGTCCACAGGATTAACCTGCCGCCGGATAAGCCCTTTCTTTTCAAGCTGGGCCAGAGTGCGGGCAACATTGCTTTTGTTCACGCAGATACGTTCGGGCAGTTTGTCCTGAGTGATGCCAGGGTCGCGGCACAGGTTGAGAATGAACAGATACTGGCTGCTGTTGATGCCAAAAGGCGCAAGCGCCCGGTTGAGGTACATGTAGTAATGCCGGTTTG includes the following:
- a CDS encoding MarR family winged helix-turn-helix transcriptional regulator, producing the protein MELVYKWITLANRHYYMYLNRALAPFGINSSQYLFILNLCRDPGITQDKLPERICVNKSNVARTLAQLEKKGLIRRQVNPVDKRTAAVFPTERARELYPQIMEVIATWDDAVTSVLSAQEKENLLEFMQRVADKAAALRGASPAALRK